A window from Triplophysa dalaica isolate WHDGS20190420 chromosome 3, ASM1584641v1, whole genome shotgun sequence encodes these proteins:
- the hltf gene encoding helicase-like transcription factor isoform X3 has product MQSNFSRSSVQPHTPLITASPRYAFIDFLDLGRAETISQEIANLTEDAGQDLESEESREIGYIQGTVVGLRYYSGVVNKGEMVSLVREPQNPYDRNAVVVANVYGSQVGHIRKELAAAVAYIMDNKLARVEGIVPYGETNKFSMPVNLSFLGKEENREAVHNHMRRHGFRLGTDLKGGNAQTSFGRDPLGLLKSSSQISAIPLTAEELKNAFDKLFDDLMEDKTREMEPAEAVSTPLLPHQKQALSWMTSRENSSDLPPFWEQKGGLYFNVLTNFAVKERPEKVLGGILADDMGLGKTLTTIALIVSNFHNGKPLPLEKCGESSEPSTSRKKSASKGKGGELSEEVVESSPLKRSHVDGASADTVEKDADKDLPQKKAKTKKKTSKKSGNTKVILLDDDDFAAALECSSTQVMPPKKNIKKKSGADKGSSAGTGGSGARATLIVCPLSVLSNWLDQFEQHMRADVTLNVYLYYGAERNRSVSFLASQDVVLTTYNVLSSDFGNKASSPLHKVNWLRVVLDEGHIVRNPSALQSKAVLELQSERRWILSGTPIQNSLKDLYMLLSFLKLKPFDVKEWWSRIIQRPVTMGDRVGLQNLQALVKGITLRRTKTSKVNGRTVVQLPERRVFVQHVNLSEEEREEYEQVKTEGRNVIDRYFQEGSVMTNYADVLAILVRLRQYCCHPSLVGKYTGGADPVTPSELRERLINKITLVLNSGSDEECAICLDSLRQPVITYCAHVFCRPCICEVIRSEKEQAKCPLCRAQIKTKELVEYPEEEVETGSVTGEKWRSSSKVDALMTNLLKLRNEDRTVKSLVVSQFTKFLDILEVPLREYGFSFTRLDGTMTQKARVKAIQDLQDSSPGSPTIMLLSLKAGGVGLNLTTASRVFLMDPAWNPAAEDQCVDRCHRLGQSRDVVITKFIVKDSVEENMVKIQKKKQELVAKAFGTKSPTDRKQSRIDDIRALMEI; this is encoded by the exons ATGCAGTCAAACTTCAGTCGCTCCTCTGTGCAGCCTCACACACCGCTGATCACCGCCTCGCCGAGATACG CTTTCATCGATTTTTTGGATTTGGGTCGTGCAGAGACGATATCCCAAGAAATTGCAAATCTAACAGAAGATGCTGGACAGGACCTGGAGTCGGAGGAGAGCAGAGAGATTGGATATATTCAAGGAACAGTAGTTGGTCTGCGATACTACTCTGGAGTG GTCAACAAAGGAGAGATGGTGTCACTGGTGAGAGAGCCGCAGAATCCTTATGATAGAAACGCAGTGGTGGTTGCCAATGTTTATGGTAGTCAGGTGGGGCACATCAGGAAAGAGCTGGCAGCCGCAGTGGCCTATATTATGGACAACAAATTGGCAAGAGTGGAAGG gATTGTGCCGTATGGGGAGACAAATAAATTCTCAATGCCTGTCAACCTCTCTTTCTTGGGCAAAGAGGAAAACAGAGAGGCTGTCCACAACCATATGAGACGTCATGGATTCAGACTTGGCACTGACCTCAAAG GAGGCAATGCACAAACATCATTCGGTAGGGATCCATTAGGATTACTCAAATCATCTTCACAAATATCTGCCATTCCCTTGACTGCAGAAGAG CTTAAAAATGCCTTTGACAAGCTCTTTGACGATTTAATGGAGGATAAAACAAGAGAAATGGAACCGGCAGAG GCGGTGAGCACGCCACTGCTCCCACATCAAAAGCAGGCGCTCTCATGGATGACCTCGCGTGAAAACAGCAGTGATCTGCCTCCTTTCTGGGAGCAGAAGGGTGGCCTTTACTTTAACGTTCTCACTAACTTTGCTGTTAAGGAAAGGCCAGAGAAAGTGCTTGGTGGAATTTTGGCTGATGATATGGGGCTG GGAAAAACCCTCACCACTATTGCATTAATCGTCTCTAATTTCCATAATGGGAAACCTCTGCCGCTGGAGAAATGT GGAGAATCATCTGAACCTTCTACTTCTAGAAAGAAGTCGGCCTCAAAAG GGAAAGGTGGAGAACTATCTGAGGAAGTAGTGGAGTCCTCCCCATTGAAAAGATCACATGTTGATGGTGCCTCTGCTGATACCGTGGAGAAAGATGCTGATAAAGATTTACCTCAGAAAAAAG caaaaactaaaaagaaaacttcaaaAAAGTCTGGTAACACAAAAG TGATTTTGCTGGACGACGATGACTTTGCTGCTGCTCTGGAATGCAGTTCCACACAAGTCATGCCTCCAAAGAAGAACATAAAAAAGAAGTCTG GTGCGGATAAGGGCTCCTCTGCAGGTACTGGGGGCTCCGGGGCTAGAGCCACTTTGATTGTTTGTCCTCTGTCTGTCCTAAGCAACTGGCTG GATCAGTTTGAGCAACACATGCGAGCTGATGTCACTTTGAACGTGTATCTGTACTACGGTGCCGAACGCAACCGATCGGTCAGCTTTCTGGCTAGTCAAGATGTGGTTCTCACGACATACAATGTTCTTTCATCAGACTTTGGA AACAAGGCCAGCAGTCCTCTTCACAAAGTAAACTGGCTCCGAGTAGTTCTGGACGAGGGTCACATCGTGAGAAACCCCAGCGCCCTTCAAAGCAAAGCTGTCCTGGAGCTCCAATCAGAGCGCAGATGGATCCTATCTG GAACACCTATTCAAAACTCCTTGAAGGATCTTTATATGCTTCTGTCCTTCTTGAAGCTGAAGCCATTTGATGTGAAGGAGTGGTGGAGCAGAATTATTCAGAGACCTGTAACCATGGGCGACAGAGTTGGACTACA GAACCTCCAGGCTCTGGTCAAGGGGATCACACTGAGACGCACTAAGACCAGTAAGGTGAATGGTCGCACGGTGGTGCAGTTACCGGAGAGGAGAGTGTTTGTGCAGCATGTGAATCTTTCTGAAGAGGAGAGGGAGGAGTATGAGCAGGTCAAGACTGAGGGCAGGAACGTCATCGACAG GTATTTCCAAGAGGGGTCCGTCATGACAAACTATGCTGATGTGTTGGCCATTCTGGTTCGTCTGAGGCAGTATTGTTGTCACCCTAGTCTTGTCGGAAAATACACAGGTGGAG CAGATCCCGTGACCCCCAGTGAGCTTCGGGAACGCCTTATAAATAAGATTACATTGGTGCTGAATTCTGGCTCAGATGAGGAGTGCGCCATCTGTTTAGACTCTCTGCGTCAACCCGTCATTACATACTGCGCTCACGTCTTCTGCAGGCCCTGCATCTGTGAGGTCATCCGCTCAGAGAAG GAGCAGGCCAAATGTCCCCTGTGCCGTGCTCAGATCAAGACTAAAGAGTTAGTGGAGTATCCCGAAGAAGAGGTGGAGACTGGATCAGTCACTGGGGAGAAGTGGCGATCAAGTTCAAAA GTGGATGCCTTGATGACCAACCTGTTGAAGCTCCGTAATGAAGATCGCACTGTGAAGAGTCTTGTGGTCTCTCAGTTTACAaaatttttagatattttggaGGTTCCTTTGAG GGAATATGGTTTCTCTTTCACACGCCTGGACGGCACTATGACTCAAAAGGCCAGAGTAAAGGCCATTCAGGACTTGCAAGATTCTTCTCCAGGAAGTCCCACCATCATGTTACTGTCACTCAAAGCTGGAGGGGTGGGGCTTAATCTGACCACAGCCTCCCGTGTCTTCCTGATGGATCCA GCCTGGAATCCCGCAGCAGAAGATCAGTGTGTTGACAGATGTCATAGATTAGGTCAGAGCAGAGATGTGGTGATCACTAAG TTTATTGTAAAAGATTCAGTGGAGGAGAACATGGTGAAGATTCAGAAGAAGAAGCAGGAGCTTGTGGCGAAGGCTTTTGGAACAAAGAGCCCAACGGACCGAAAACAATCCCGAATCGATGACATCCGAGCCCTCATGGAGATTTAG
- the hltf gene encoding helicase-like transcription factor isoform X1, with product MQSNFSRSSVQPHTPLITASPRYAFIDFLDLGRAETISQEIANLTEDAGQDLESEESREIGYIQGTVVGLRYYSGVVNKGEMVSLVREPQNPYDRNAVVVANVYGSQVGHIRKELAAAVAYIMDNKLARVEGIVPYGETNKFSMPVNLSFLGKEENREAVHNHMRRHGFRLGTDLKGGNAQTSFGRDPLGLLKSSSQISAIPLTAEELKNAFDKLFDDLMEDKTREMEPAEAVSTPLLPHQKQALSWMTSRENSSDLPPFWEQKGGLYFNVLTNFAVKERPEKVLGGILADDMGLGKTLTTIALIVSNFHNGKPLPLEKCGESSEPSTSRKKSASKGKGGELSEEVVESSPLKRSHVDGASADTVEKDADKDLPQKKAKTKKKTSKKSGNTKEVILLDDDDFAAALECSSTQVMPPKKNIKKKSGADKGSSAGTGGSGARATLIVCPLSVLSNWLDQFEQHMRADVTLNVYLYYGAERNRSVSFLASQDVVLTTYNVLSSDFGNKASSPLHKVNWLRVVLDEGHIVRNPSALQSKAVLELQSERRWILSGTPIQNSLKDLYMLLSFLKLKPFDVKEWWSRIIQRPVTMGDRVGLQNLQALVKGITLRRTKTSKVNGRTVVQLPERRVFVQHVNLSEEEREEYEQVKTEGRNVIDRYFQEGSVMTNYADVLAILVRLRQYCCHPSLVGKYTGGADPVTPSELRERLINKITLVLNSGSDEECAICLDSLRQPVITYCAHVFCRPCICEVIRSEKEQAKCPLCRAQIKTKELVEYPEEEVETGSVTGEKWRSSSKVDALMTNLLKLRNEDRTVKSLVVSQFTKFLDILEVPLREYGFSFTRLDGTMTQKARVKAIQDLQDSSPGSPTIMLLSLKAGGVGLNLTTASRVFLMDPAWNPAAEDQCVDRCHRLGQSRDVVITKFIVKDSVEENMVKIQKKKQELVAKAFGTKSPTDRKQSRIDDIRALMEI from the exons ATGCAGTCAAACTTCAGTCGCTCCTCTGTGCAGCCTCACACACCGCTGATCACCGCCTCGCCGAGATACG CTTTCATCGATTTTTTGGATTTGGGTCGTGCAGAGACGATATCCCAAGAAATTGCAAATCTAACAGAAGATGCTGGACAGGACCTGGAGTCGGAGGAGAGCAGAGAGATTGGATATATTCAAGGAACAGTAGTTGGTCTGCGATACTACTCTGGAGTG GTCAACAAAGGAGAGATGGTGTCACTGGTGAGAGAGCCGCAGAATCCTTATGATAGAAACGCAGTGGTGGTTGCCAATGTTTATGGTAGTCAGGTGGGGCACATCAGGAAAGAGCTGGCAGCCGCAGTGGCCTATATTATGGACAACAAATTGGCAAGAGTGGAAGG gATTGTGCCGTATGGGGAGACAAATAAATTCTCAATGCCTGTCAACCTCTCTTTCTTGGGCAAAGAGGAAAACAGAGAGGCTGTCCACAACCATATGAGACGTCATGGATTCAGACTTGGCACTGACCTCAAAG GAGGCAATGCACAAACATCATTCGGTAGGGATCCATTAGGATTACTCAAATCATCTTCACAAATATCTGCCATTCCCTTGACTGCAGAAGAG CTTAAAAATGCCTTTGACAAGCTCTTTGACGATTTAATGGAGGATAAAACAAGAGAAATGGAACCGGCAGAG GCGGTGAGCACGCCACTGCTCCCACATCAAAAGCAGGCGCTCTCATGGATGACCTCGCGTGAAAACAGCAGTGATCTGCCTCCTTTCTGGGAGCAGAAGGGTGGCCTTTACTTTAACGTTCTCACTAACTTTGCTGTTAAGGAAAGGCCAGAGAAAGTGCTTGGTGGAATTTTGGCTGATGATATGGGGCTG GGAAAAACCCTCACCACTATTGCATTAATCGTCTCTAATTTCCATAATGGGAAACCTCTGCCGCTGGAGAAATGT GGAGAATCATCTGAACCTTCTACTTCTAGAAAGAAGTCGGCCTCAAAAG GGAAAGGTGGAGAACTATCTGAGGAAGTAGTGGAGTCCTCCCCATTGAAAAGATCACATGTTGATGGTGCCTCTGCTGATACCGTGGAGAAAGATGCTGATAAAGATTTACCTCAGAAAAAAG caaaaactaaaaagaaaacttcaaaAAAGTCTGGTAACACAAAAG AAGTGATTTTGCTGGACGACGATGACTTTGCTGCTGCTCTGGAATGCAGTTCCACACAAGTCATGCCTCCAAAGAAGAACATAAAAAAGAAGTCTG GTGCGGATAAGGGCTCCTCTGCAGGTACTGGGGGCTCCGGGGCTAGAGCCACTTTGATTGTTTGTCCTCTGTCTGTCCTAAGCAACTGGCTG GATCAGTTTGAGCAACACATGCGAGCTGATGTCACTTTGAACGTGTATCTGTACTACGGTGCCGAACGCAACCGATCGGTCAGCTTTCTGGCTAGTCAAGATGTGGTTCTCACGACATACAATGTTCTTTCATCAGACTTTGGA AACAAGGCCAGCAGTCCTCTTCACAAAGTAAACTGGCTCCGAGTAGTTCTGGACGAGGGTCACATCGTGAGAAACCCCAGCGCCCTTCAAAGCAAAGCTGTCCTGGAGCTCCAATCAGAGCGCAGATGGATCCTATCTG GAACACCTATTCAAAACTCCTTGAAGGATCTTTATATGCTTCTGTCCTTCTTGAAGCTGAAGCCATTTGATGTGAAGGAGTGGTGGAGCAGAATTATTCAGAGACCTGTAACCATGGGCGACAGAGTTGGACTACA GAACCTCCAGGCTCTGGTCAAGGGGATCACACTGAGACGCACTAAGACCAGTAAGGTGAATGGTCGCACGGTGGTGCAGTTACCGGAGAGGAGAGTGTTTGTGCAGCATGTGAATCTTTCTGAAGAGGAGAGGGAGGAGTATGAGCAGGTCAAGACTGAGGGCAGGAACGTCATCGACAG GTATTTCCAAGAGGGGTCCGTCATGACAAACTATGCTGATGTGTTGGCCATTCTGGTTCGTCTGAGGCAGTATTGTTGTCACCCTAGTCTTGTCGGAAAATACACAGGTGGAG CAGATCCCGTGACCCCCAGTGAGCTTCGGGAACGCCTTATAAATAAGATTACATTGGTGCTGAATTCTGGCTCAGATGAGGAGTGCGCCATCTGTTTAGACTCTCTGCGTCAACCCGTCATTACATACTGCGCTCACGTCTTCTGCAGGCCCTGCATCTGTGAGGTCATCCGCTCAGAGAAG GAGCAGGCCAAATGTCCCCTGTGCCGTGCTCAGATCAAGACTAAAGAGTTAGTGGAGTATCCCGAAGAAGAGGTGGAGACTGGATCAGTCACTGGGGAGAAGTGGCGATCAAGTTCAAAA GTGGATGCCTTGATGACCAACCTGTTGAAGCTCCGTAATGAAGATCGCACTGTGAAGAGTCTTGTGGTCTCTCAGTTTACAaaatttttagatattttggaGGTTCCTTTGAG GGAATATGGTTTCTCTTTCACACGCCTGGACGGCACTATGACTCAAAAGGCCAGAGTAAAGGCCATTCAGGACTTGCAAGATTCTTCTCCAGGAAGTCCCACCATCATGTTACTGTCACTCAAAGCTGGAGGGGTGGGGCTTAATCTGACCACAGCCTCCCGTGTCTTCCTGATGGATCCA GCCTGGAATCCCGCAGCAGAAGATCAGTGTGTTGACAGATGTCATAGATTAGGTCAGAGCAGAGATGTGGTGATCACTAAG TTTATTGTAAAAGATTCAGTGGAGGAGAACATGGTGAAGATTCAGAAGAAGAAGCAGGAGCTTGTGGCGAAGGCTTTTGGAACAAAGAGCCCAACGGACCGAAAACAATCCCGAATCGATGACATCCGAGCCCTCATGGAGATTTAG
- the hltf gene encoding helicase-like transcription factor isoform X2: MQSNFSRSSVQPHTPLITASPRYAFIDFLDLGRAETISQEIANLTEDAGQDLESEESREIGYIQGTVVGLRYYSGVVNKGEMVSLVREPQNPYDRNAVVVANVYGSQVGHIRKELAAAVAYIMDNKLARVEGIVPYGETNKFSMPVNLSFLGKEENREAVHNHMRRHGFRLGTDLKGGNAQTSFGRDPLGLLKSSSQISAIPLTAEELKNAFDKLFDDLMEDKTREMEPAEAVSTPLLPHQKQALSWMTSRENSSDLPPFWEQKGGLYFNVLTNFAVKERPEKVLGGILADDMGLGKTLTTIALIVSNFHNGKPLPLEKCGESSEPSTSRKKSASKGKGGELSEEVVESSPLKRSHVDGASADTVEKDADKDLPQKKAKTKKKTSKKSGNTKEVILLDDDDFAAALECSSTQVMPPKKNIKKKSGADKGSSAGTGGSGARATLIVCPLSVLSNWLDQFEQHMRADVTLNVYLYYGAERNRSVSFLASQDVVLTTYNVLSSDFGNKASSPLHKVNWLRVVLDEGHIVRNPSALQSKAVLELQSERRWILSGTPIQNSLKDLYMLLSFLKLKPFDVKEWWSRIIQRPVTMGDRVGLQNLQALVKGITLRRTKTSKVNGRTVVQLPERRVFVQHVNLSEEEREEYEQVKTEGRNVIDRYFQEGSVMTNYADVLAILVRLRQYCCHPSLVGKYTGGDPVTPSELRERLINKITLVLNSGSDEECAICLDSLRQPVITYCAHVFCRPCICEVIRSEKEQAKCPLCRAQIKTKELVEYPEEEVETGSVTGEKWRSSSKVDALMTNLLKLRNEDRTVKSLVVSQFTKFLDILEVPLREYGFSFTRLDGTMTQKARVKAIQDLQDSSPGSPTIMLLSLKAGGVGLNLTTASRVFLMDPAWNPAAEDQCVDRCHRLGQSRDVVITKFIVKDSVEENMVKIQKKKQELVAKAFGTKSPTDRKQSRIDDIRALMEI, encoded by the exons ATGCAGTCAAACTTCAGTCGCTCCTCTGTGCAGCCTCACACACCGCTGATCACCGCCTCGCCGAGATACG CTTTCATCGATTTTTTGGATTTGGGTCGTGCAGAGACGATATCCCAAGAAATTGCAAATCTAACAGAAGATGCTGGACAGGACCTGGAGTCGGAGGAGAGCAGAGAGATTGGATATATTCAAGGAACAGTAGTTGGTCTGCGATACTACTCTGGAGTG GTCAACAAAGGAGAGATGGTGTCACTGGTGAGAGAGCCGCAGAATCCTTATGATAGAAACGCAGTGGTGGTTGCCAATGTTTATGGTAGTCAGGTGGGGCACATCAGGAAAGAGCTGGCAGCCGCAGTGGCCTATATTATGGACAACAAATTGGCAAGAGTGGAAGG gATTGTGCCGTATGGGGAGACAAATAAATTCTCAATGCCTGTCAACCTCTCTTTCTTGGGCAAAGAGGAAAACAGAGAGGCTGTCCACAACCATATGAGACGTCATGGATTCAGACTTGGCACTGACCTCAAAG GAGGCAATGCACAAACATCATTCGGTAGGGATCCATTAGGATTACTCAAATCATCTTCACAAATATCTGCCATTCCCTTGACTGCAGAAGAG CTTAAAAATGCCTTTGACAAGCTCTTTGACGATTTAATGGAGGATAAAACAAGAGAAATGGAACCGGCAGAG GCGGTGAGCACGCCACTGCTCCCACATCAAAAGCAGGCGCTCTCATGGATGACCTCGCGTGAAAACAGCAGTGATCTGCCTCCTTTCTGGGAGCAGAAGGGTGGCCTTTACTTTAACGTTCTCACTAACTTTGCTGTTAAGGAAAGGCCAGAGAAAGTGCTTGGTGGAATTTTGGCTGATGATATGGGGCTG GGAAAAACCCTCACCACTATTGCATTAATCGTCTCTAATTTCCATAATGGGAAACCTCTGCCGCTGGAGAAATGT GGAGAATCATCTGAACCTTCTACTTCTAGAAAGAAGTCGGCCTCAAAAG GGAAAGGTGGAGAACTATCTGAGGAAGTAGTGGAGTCCTCCCCATTGAAAAGATCACATGTTGATGGTGCCTCTGCTGATACCGTGGAGAAAGATGCTGATAAAGATTTACCTCAGAAAAAAG caaaaactaaaaagaaaacttcaaaAAAGTCTGGTAACACAAAAG AAGTGATTTTGCTGGACGACGATGACTTTGCTGCTGCTCTGGAATGCAGTTCCACACAAGTCATGCCTCCAAAGAAGAACATAAAAAAGAAGTCTG GTGCGGATAAGGGCTCCTCTGCAGGTACTGGGGGCTCCGGGGCTAGAGCCACTTTGATTGTTTGTCCTCTGTCTGTCCTAAGCAACTGGCTG GATCAGTTTGAGCAACACATGCGAGCTGATGTCACTTTGAACGTGTATCTGTACTACGGTGCCGAACGCAACCGATCGGTCAGCTTTCTGGCTAGTCAAGATGTGGTTCTCACGACATACAATGTTCTTTCATCAGACTTTGGA AACAAGGCCAGCAGTCCTCTTCACAAAGTAAACTGGCTCCGAGTAGTTCTGGACGAGGGTCACATCGTGAGAAACCCCAGCGCCCTTCAAAGCAAAGCTGTCCTGGAGCTCCAATCAGAGCGCAGATGGATCCTATCTG GAACACCTATTCAAAACTCCTTGAAGGATCTTTATATGCTTCTGTCCTTCTTGAAGCTGAAGCCATTTGATGTGAAGGAGTGGTGGAGCAGAATTATTCAGAGACCTGTAACCATGGGCGACAGAGTTGGACTACA GAACCTCCAGGCTCTGGTCAAGGGGATCACACTGAGACGCACTAAGACCAGTAAGGTGAATGGTCGCACGGTGGTGCAGTTACCGGAGAGGAGAGTGTTTGTGCAGCATGTGAATCTTTCTGAAGAGGAGAGGGAGGAGTATGAGCAGGTCAAGACTGAGGGCAGGAACGTCATCGACAG GTATTTCCAAGAGGGGTCCGTCATGACAAACTATGCTGATGTGTTGGCCATTCTGGTTCGTCTGAGGCAGTATTGTTGTCACCCTAGTCTTGTCGGAAAATACACAGGTGGAG ATCCCGTGACCCCCAGTGAGCTTCGGGAACGCCTTATAAATAAGATTACATTGGTGCTGAATTCTGGCTCAGATGAGGAGTGCGCCATCTGTTTAGACTCTCTGCGTCAACCCGTCATTACATACTGCGCTCACGTCTTCTGCAGGCCCTGCATCTGTGAGGTCATCCGCTCAGAGAAG GAGCAGGCCAAATGTCCCCTGTGCCGTGCTCAGATCAAGACTAAAGAGTTAGTGGAGTATCCCGAAGAAGAGGTGGAGACTGGATCAGTCACTGGGGAGAAGTGGCGATCAAGTTCAAAA GTGGATGCCTTGATGACCAACCTGTTGAAGCTCCGTAATGAAGATCGCACTGTGAAGAGTCTTGTGGTCTCTCAGTTTACAaaatttttagatattttggaGGTTCCTTTGAG GGAATATGGTTTCTCTTTCACACGCCTGGACGGCACTATGACTCAAAAGGCCAGAGTAAAGGCCATTCAGGACTTGCAAGATTCTTCTCCAGGAAGTCCCACCATCATGTTACTGTCACTCAAAGCTGGAGGGGTGGGGCTTAATCTGACCACAGCCTCCCGTGTCTTCCTGATGGATCCA GCCTGGAATCCCGCAGCAGAAGATCAGTGTGTTGACAGATGTCATAGATTAGGTCAGAGCAGAGATGTGGTGATCACTAAG TTTATTGTAAAAGATTCAGTGGAGGAGAACATGGTGAAGATTCAGAAGAAGAAGCAGGAGCTTGTGGCGAAGGCTTTTGGAACAAAGAGCCCAACGGACCGAAAACAATCCCGAATCGATGACATCCGAGCCCTCATGGAGATTTAG
- the gyg1a gene encoding glycogenin-1a has translation MADQAFVTLATTDNYAKGAMVLCQSLRNHNTTRKIVALIGPYVSETSRAVLRKLYDEVRLVDVLDSGDATHLAMMKRPDLGVTFTKLHCWTLTEYSKCVFMDADTLVLSNIDELFEREELSAAPDPGWPDCFNSGVFVFRPSNETYEKLITACSENGSFDGGDQGVLNSFFSDWATADISKHLPFIYNLSSIAIYTYLPAFKKYGHDAKVVHFLGKIKPWDYSFDTTSKTVKGQSQDASAMHPNFLLQWWELFSSFVLPQMKAEYGDQPFHSGCTESNIHEDVAQVDTSHHSPPPQMSSQERKQRWEQGQADYMGVDSFDNIEKRLDSFLE, from the exons ATGGCAG ACCAGGCTTTTGTCACACTCGCAACAACTGACAACTATGCCAAAGGAGCAATGGTCCTTTGCCAGTCCTTGAGGAACCACAACACAACCAGGAAAATCGTGGCCCTGATTGGCCCCTATGTCTCCGAAACCTCCAG AGCAGTGCTTCGTAAGTTGTATGATGAGGTCAGGCTGGTGGATGTGTTGGACAGTGGGGATGCCACACACTTGGCCATGATGAAGAGACCCGACTTGGGCGTCACGTTTACGAAACTCCACTGCTGGACTCTTACCGAATACTCCAAATGCGTGTTTATGGATGCAGATACTCTA GTTTTGTCTAACATTGATGAATTATTTGAAAGAGAGGAGCTGTCTGCAGCACCAGACCCTGGCTGGCCTGACTGCTTCAACTCTGGTGTGTTTGTCTTCCGTCCCTCCAATGAGACTTATGAGAAGCTTATTACAGCTTGTTCAGAAAATGGCAGCTTTGATG GTGGGGATCAGGGAGTTCTCAACAGCTTCTTCAGTGATTGGGCAACAGCAGACATTTCAAAACACCTTCCTTTTATTTACAACCTCAGCAGCATTGCCATCTACACCTATCTCCCAGCATTCAAAAA ATATGGCCATGATGCCAAGGTAGTTCATTTCCTCGGCAAAATCAAACCATGGGACTATAGTTTTGATACCACTAGCAAAACCGTAAAAGGACAGTCCCAGGATGCTTCTGCCATGCACCCAAACTTCTTGCTTCAGTGGTGGGAGCTATTCTCTTCCTTCGTTTTGCCCCAGATGAAAGCCGAATATGGTGACCAGCCCTTCCATTCCGGATGCACAGAG AGTAATATTCACGAAGACGTTGCTCAGGTGGATACATCCCATCATTCCCCTCCGCCTCAGATGTCTTCTCAAGAGCGGAAACAGAGGTGGGAGCAGGGCCAAGCTGACTACATGGGAGTGGACTCTTTTGACAACATTGAGAAAAGACTAGATTCCTTCCTAGAGTGA
- the nck1a gene encoding cytoplasmic protein NCK1, translating into MDMANLFKHFFRIGKAKQKSCMKDLPSTADKYTDNNERLYDLNLPALVKFNYTAKREDELSLVKGTKVIVMEKCSDGWWRGTYKGLSGWFPSNYVTEDVHGTMGGGTYKEKLHNDNGTLVLQTVQALYRFSSGNDEELSFNKDELMDVLEKPENDPEWWKCRKQNGQVGLLPKNYVTVVQTSNNELEMSGPPTSNYDYIRPCINGKFGGQLWYFGKVTRHQAEMVLNQRGVDGDFLIRDSESMPNDFSITLKAMYKNKHFKVQQKDGLYCIGQRRFSSMEKLVEHYKKAPIFTSEQGDKLFLIKALS; encoded by the exons ATGGATATGGCAaatctttttaaacatttctttc GGATTGGAAAGGCAAAGCAGAAAAGCTGCATGAAAGATTTGCCCTCCACCGCTGATAAATACACTGACAATAATGAACGGCTTTATGACCTCAATTTACCAGCACTGGTCAAGTTTAACTACACTGCAAAACGTGAGGATGAACTTTCATTGGTCAAGGGCACAAAGGTCATCGTCATGGAGAAGTGCAGCGATGGATGGTGGCGAGGAACCTATAAAGGCCTTTCCGGATGGTTCCCCTCCAATTACGTCACAGAAGACGTACATGGGACAATGGGAGGAGGCACTTATAAAGAAAAACTTCACAATGACAATGGCACTCTTGTTCTGCAGACCGTACAAGCACTTTATCGTTTTAGCTCTGGTAATGATGAGGAGCTCAGTTTTAACAAAGATGAACTTATGGATGTGCTGGAGAAACCCGAGAATGACCCTGAATGGTGGAagtgcagaaaacaaaatggcCAAGTGGGTCTTTTGCCCAAGAACTATGTTACAGTTGTACAGACGTCTAATAATGAACTGGAAATGTCTGGACCACCTACTTCAAACTATGATTACATTAGGCCTTGTATAAATGGAAAGTTTGGAGGACAGTTGTGGTACTTTGGCAAAGTGACACGACATCAGGCAGAGATGGTCTTGAACCAGAGGGGTGTGGATGGTGATTTTCTCATCAGAGACAGCGAGTCAATG CCAAACGACTTCTCCATTACTCTGAAGGCAATGTATAAGAACAAGCATTTCAAGGTGCAGCAAAAAGATGGACTCTACTGCATCGGTCAGCGCAGGTTTAGCTCCATGGAGAAATTGGTGGAACATTACAAAAAGGCGCCCATATTTACCAGTGAACAGGGAGATAAACTGTTCCTGATAAAAGCATTATCCTAA